Genomic segment of Oncorhynchus keta strain PuntledgeMale-10-30-2019 chromosome 5, Oket_V2, whole genome shotgun sequence:
GCCAGGCCAGCCTGCAGGGTCTCAGTGCGGAGGAGGTGAAGATGTGTCTGGATGTGGAGGCGTCTGCCAGTGTGGGTGACAGCAACAGCTTGAAGACTGAGTTCAAGCACTGTCAGGAGGATAAGTCTAAGACAGAGAGCAAGGCCAGCTTCTCCAGTGTCTTCAATGATAGGTGAGGAATTATAGTCTGCTGCTTTTTCACATATAGATTCTCCCTCACACAATTTCTttatttctgtctctttctctcttcacacTTCCCTAATCAATACATACTCTCCCTTGCTGAAATGTGTACTGCCCCTCAcaaaaaccttttccccctctgaCACCCTACAGGTTCACAGAGGTGAAAGGTGGCCACACCACAGAACCAGAGCTCCTCTTCTCTGCTGAAAAAGATCCCCCCTCCTACAAGGCATGGCTGGACTCCCTACCACACTATCCGGACATCGTCTCCTATTCGCTGGAATCTCTCCATGAGTTGCTGCCCACCACCAACCCAGCTCGGAAGCACCTGCGCAAGGCCATCAGCGACTACATCCTGGAGAAGGCCTTGTGGAAGAACTGTTCTGAACCCTGTCAAACTGGCATCAAAAGTGACCACAGAGACTCCTGCGTCTGCAACTGCCACAACATCCCTGGGGTGAGCGCCGACTGCTGCCCCACCCGCAAGGGCCTGGCGCGGGTGGTCATCACTGTTCAGAGAGGGGCCAACCTGTGGGGAGACCACACCACTGCCACTGACGGCTACGTGAAGGTGGCTTTCGCAGGCCAGATAATCGGACGCACTAAAGTtatctacaacaacaacaaccccaGCTGGGCAATGAGCTATGACCTGGGAACCGTGGATCTGTCAACCAGTAAGAAGCTGAGATTTGAGGTGTGGGACGAGGACGACAAGTGGAACGACGACTTGTTAGGAGAATGTGAGAAGGAGCTGACGGCCGGGGTGAAGGAGGATCTCTGCAACCTCCAGCATGGCCAAATATTCTACAAGTGGGAGGCGGTGTGTGCCCCCAGTCTAGGTGGCTCCGCCTGTATGGACTATGTGCCCTCCCCTATGAATCCCCACCTGGAGA
This window contains:
- the LOC118372557 gene encoding perforin-1-like — translated: MSLLIVGLWAGLMLSIPRPSCQSCTIGSANECKEAEFAPGTNLAGEGFDITKMKRKGAFVIDMNVWKRKDKTCTLCKNPYLEGKQQRLPLAVVDWRPNHQCSMKVSSKLHRSSESLVSSSGSSVENNWQVNLELEKGSKSGKIMLAGTNSKLAEYSMEKTKTDKFSFTSHSVSCGYYSYRVSGQPKLHREFKTAVKNLPKIYQQENKQRYYKLIDNFGTHYITKVSLGGTVQSVTSIMQCQASLQGLSAEEVKMCLDVEASASVGDSNSLKTEFKHCQEDKSKTESKASFSSVFNDRFTEVKGGHTTEPELLFSAEKDPPSYKAWLDSLPHYPDIVSYSLESLHELLPTTNPARKHLRKAISDYILEKALWKNCSEPCQTGIKSDHRDSCVCNCHNIPGVSADCCPTRKGLARVVITVQRGANLWGDHTTATDGYVKVAFAGQIIGRTKVIYNNNNPSWAMSYDLGTVDLSTSKKLRFEVWDEDDKWNDDLLGECEKELTAGVKEDLCNLQHGQIFYKWEAVCAPSLGGSACMDYVPSPMNPHLEKVYVSRHSRLIPKDMLVSMGVLVDGPNLHGNKSVSPGNRECGRL